A genomic region of Candidatus Thermoplasmatota archaeon contains the following coding sequences:
- a CDS encoding DMT family transporter: protein MDDRKTAISLLLVLISLIWAGSFIAVKVTVDEIPPSHLGFLRFLVATPIMVLLIFLLKKDKGIPIKKEFLSLIALGLTGVTLLYVFQFIGIEYTTASTSSVLINTNVVFIVLLSTVFLKESFTFKKTFGVIISFVGVATVVFAQSNNETIYFNNQFIIGCVLVLVSAFCWASYSVVGKRLLERYDPFTVTTYAFIFGTIMFLPFVFIDIVSVIQKVSFNGWMAVLYLAVFCSVFGYIGWYYALSKVDAGKAAVFLNFIPLFTIILSLLLMREVPNLVFLVGASLIIFGVYLAQRR, encoded by the coding sequence ATGGACGACAGAAAAACAGCTATTTCTTTACTGCTTGTGCTTATAAGCCTTATTTGGGCAGGATCATTTATAGCTGTAAAAGTAACAGTTGATGAAATACCACCAAGTCACTTAGGTTTCCTACGTTTTCTTGTTGCAACACCTATAATGGTACTACTAATTTTTTTACTTAAAAAAGATAAAGGGATACCAATTAAAAAAGAATTCTTGTCACTCATAGCACTTGGTTTAACTGGTGTTACGCTTCTTTATGTTTTTCAATTTATAGGAATCGAGTATACTACTGCATCTACATCATCTGTTCTTATTAATACTAATGTTGTTTTCATTGTTTTGTTATCAACAGTTTTTCTAAAAGAATCTTTTACATTCAAAAAAACCTTTGGCGTAATAATATCATTTGTCGGGGTAGCAACCGTTGTTTTTGCACAGAGCAACAACGAAACAATATATTTTAACAACCAGTTTATAATCGGTTGTGTTCTTGTTTTAGTATCTGCTTTCTGCTGGGCCTCTTATTCAGTTGTCGGTAAAAGGCTTTTAGAGAGATATGATCCTTTTACTGTAACAACATATGCGTTTATCTTTGGAACAATCATGTTTTTACCATTTGTTTTCATTGACATTGTTAGTGTTATTCAAAAAGTTTCTTTTAATGGTTGGATGGCTGTTTTATATCTAGCTGTTTTCTGCTCTGTTTTCGGTTATATTGGTTGGTATTATGCTTTATCAAAAGTTGATGCTGGCAAGGCAGCTGTATTTCTAAATTTCATACCGCTTTTTACAATAATACTATCACTGCTTCTCATGAGGGAGGTTCCTAACCTGGTTTTTCTTGTTGGTGCTAGTCTTATAATTTTTGGCGTTTATTTGGCACAACGACGTTAA